The sequence below is a genomic window from Bacteroidales bacterium.
TGATTCATGGTTTGTATGATGGCGGACTGGGAGCAGGCCTGGAGGATTTCTGGCTGCGGATGTGGGAACATCCCCTTAGTGCAGGAGGGTTTCTTTGGGTGTTTGCCGATGAATCGCTTAAACGGACCGATAGCGGCATGCTGGATTCGGATGGCAACCATGCACCGGATGGTATTCTGGGCCCCTATCATGAAAAGGAAGGAAGTTTTTATGCGGTCCGGGAGATCTGGTCGCCGGTCCATGTGGAAAAACGCTATATCACCGAAGAGTTTAACGGGGTATTCCGGATTCAGAACCGTTTTCATTTTACCAATCTGGATCAATGCCACTTTCGTTATAGCTGGATGAGAATGCAGGGGCCCGGAAATCCGGGAGTAAAAGAACAGGGATCTGATGAATTCGCCGGAGTGATGGATTCTGGGATACCGGTAGCTGATCCCCTGGCACCTGGTCAGAATGGGAAACTGAAAGTGCCCCTGTCTGAAGGCTGGCAAAACTGTGATGCCTTATACCTGGAGGCCTTCGATCCATTCGGGCGACTGATACATGCCTGGAGCTGGCCCGTTAAAACGCCTGTCCGGACCATGGAAGAGCTATTGCCTCCAAAGAAGGCTGATTCCATTACCGTTTCTGAGTCGGATGCAACTTTGATCCTGGAATCGGGAACAGTAAGACTGGAGCTCTCCAAAACCGATGGATTACTGCTGCAGGTGAATTCGGGCGACTGGCGGATTCCTCTTTCGAAGGGGCCTGTCTTCAGAAGTGATATGCCACCGCTAAGGTCATTTTCTCATTTTGCCAAAGAGAAAGCACATCATGTTCGGATTGATTTCGGAGCAACTGGAACCCTCGAATGGATTATGCATGCAGGCGGAGTGGTGGATATGAAGCTGCACTATCAGCCTGAAGGCCCCCGGGTACCCTTTACGGGAGCATCCTTTTCCTACCCGGAACAGGAGGTGCAATCGGTCACTTACCTGGGGAACGGACCCTACCGGGTCTGGAAGAACCGGAAAACGGGTGTGGAGTTCAATGTTTGGGAGAAAACGCCCAACAATACCATTATCGGACATTCCGGCTTCGAATATCCTGAATTCAGGGGATACTATTCAAACCTTTACTGGAGCAGGATTACGGATCCCCGGAACCGACACTTTACCATTTACAGCCATACAAAGGATCTTTACCTGAGATTGTTTACACCGGAAGAAGCTCCGGATCCGGCAAAGACCACGGTGACACATCCTCCCGGAGACCTCTCCTTTATGCTGGGAATTCCGGCCATTGGAACAAAATTTAAAGAGGCAAAAGATCTTGGACCACAGTCAGATAGTTATTGTTACTCGAAGCTTAGAGTGATGGATGGTGCTCTTCATATAGAACTCACCTTTGACTTCAGGCACGAAGAGTGATGAGCCTCCAAATCAAAAAAGAAAAAGCAAAATGAAAAGTAACTTATGCATTTTCCTGTTATCGCTCAGTCTCCTGGGACTGCTTTCCTGCAATCAGGGGGAAGGGCCTGATAAACTAAACGTGGTCATTATTTTCCTGGACGATTCGGGCTGGTCCGATTTTGAGCCTTTTGGAGAATCTGCCAGGGAAACTCCCCGGGTAAAGCAGCTGGCAGCTGAGGGAACCGCCTATCATAACTTCTATGTACCCCAGGCGGTGTGTTCAGCCTCCCGGTCTGCTCTTCTGAGCGGATGTTATCCGGGGCGTACTAAGGTCTTTGGGGCCCACGGCCCTGATGCATGGGGCCTGGATACCGCCTATGCCACCATGGGCGAAGTATTCAAAGCAGCTGGCTATGTCACGGCTGCATTTGGGAAATGGCACTGCGGGGACCAGCCGGAGACCAGATCGCATGCCCGTGGTTTTGATGAAACATGCGGACTGATGTATTCGAATGATATGTGGAAGCATCACCCCGAGTCGCCCGAATACTGGGGACAATGGCCCCTGCAGTTCTGGGAGAATGGCCAGGTGACCATCGAAGAGGTGGATCATGCCGATCAGAAGATTCTGACCAAAACCTACACGGAGCACGCTGTTGATTTTATCCGGCGTCAGAGGAACAATCCTTTTCTGCTCTATGTTCCCCACAGTATGCCACACGTTCCTCTTTACTGCAGTGAAGAATTTGAAGGCAAATCGGGCCTGGGCACCTACGGGGATGTAATGCTGGAGATCGACTGGAGTGTGGGTGAGATCAACAGGGCCCTGAAAGAGCAGGGATTGGAAAACAATACCATCGTGATTCTCACTTCGGACAACGGACCCTGGATATCCTACGGAAACCATGCCGGGACCACCCCGTTCAGGGAGGCCAAAGGCACCAGCTTTGACGGAGGAGTGCGCTCGGCCTGCATCATCAAGTATCCCGGGAGAATTCCTTCGGGAGCCGTTTCAGAAAGAGCCTTTGCTTCGGTGGACCTCCTCCCTACCCTGTGTGAGCTGGCCGGGGTTCCTTTGCCTGCCAATGATATGGACGGGGAGAACGTCTGGGACCTGGTCAGCGGTAGGGAAGGCGCTGTGAACCCCCATCGTTATTATGCATTTTCAAATAACAGCAACTTCGAAGGGGTACTGAGCGGGGACGGCAGGTGGAAATTACATTTGCCCCATGCCTATCGCATCCTTGAAACAGAAGGGGCAGACGGCCTGCCCGGCAAGTACGGGACGGCCCGGATCGATACCGCACTTTTTGATATGAAAGTTGACCCCCTGGAAAGCGCCAATGTGATTTCGGAGTACCCGGAAGTTGCAGCGGAATTGATCAGCCTGGCAGAAAGTCACTACAACAAATTCTACGGCAGGTAAGCAGAAGCTCTCAGGCCAGCCGGATATTCTGGTTCCAGCCGTCCTGGTAGGCCGGATGCATCCAGGCCAGGCCTTTGCCCTGGTAGAAAGGGTACAGTGCCAACCTGATCTCTTCCATCTTCTCTTCCCCAAGAGGAGTGAAATCCCGCAGGATCTCCAGATTTGCATGCAGCACCTCCTTGCTGTCGGTTCCGATATTAATCATATGGAACTCGTTCAGGGTCAAAGCATAGCGGATCAGATCCCCGGCAGGCAGGCCGGGTATGGTTTCCCTGGGCCGGATCACCTTCATGGCCACAAGGCCCATTCCCTTTTGCCTGGCCAGGGGGGCCGGAAGACCTTCAAAATCCTCACTCCCGCCAGCGGATTGATGATTCAGAGCCATCATCATAACATCAAAGTCATAGAGCTCAATGGCTCTTTTCATCCCTTCGGCCGATGCATGACCTGAAAATCCTATGTTCCGGATGACTTCCTGGCTTTTGAACTGCTGCAGCACCTCCAGCACCTGCCCCTTTTCTCCCAGTTTTTCAGCATCTTCCACGGAGGAGACCGCATGTACATGCAGCAGGTCGATATGGTCGGTCCGGAGCCTGTTCAGACTACGTTCCACGCTCCTTTTTGCCTGATCCCCGTCCCGGTCACCTGTTTTTGAGGAGAGAAAAACTTTTCCTCTCCGCTCCTTCAGTATCATGCCAATGCGTTCCTCGCTGCTGATCTTGTCATTCCCGTAGCTGGAAGCCGTATCCCAGTAATAGAGGCCCTGGTTAAATGCGGATTCCAGGATCTCCAGGGCCATTTCATCATCGGGGATGGCCATCCACCTGCTGCCACACCCAAAGCCCATCAGCGGGACCTCTGCCCCGGTCTGGCCAAGAGTTACGGTGGGTAATCCTTTGGGGTCATAGGGCGACGGGGTGGTGCATCCGGCTACAGGTCCTATAGCTACCGTGGCTGCTGCAGCTGCAGTAGACCGTACAAATTGCCTGCGGGTAATGGCTTTCATAATTCAGCTGTTTGAAAGATTCGATTGCTTCCTTCTAAAATACGTTTTTTTTCCATTCATTCCGAACATACAAACGCAGGGCTGCCGGCGGGTAATCAGGCCAGGTATATGCCCGCCTGCTTTTAAAGAAAAACACATTTGAAATATTGTTGA
It includes:
- a CDS encoding sulfatase, yielding MKSNLCIFLLSLSLLGLLSCNQGEGPDKLNVVIIFLDDSGWSDFEPFGESARETPRVKQLAAEGTAYHNFYVPQAVCSASRSALLSGCYPGRTKVFGAHGPDAWGLDTAYATMGEVFKAAGYVTAAFGKWHCGDQPETRSHARGFDETCGLMYSNDMWKHHPESPEYWGQWPLQFWENGQVTIEEVDHADQKILTKTYTEHAVDFIRRQRNNPFLLYVPHSMPHVPLYCSEEFEGKSGLGTYGDVMLEIDWSVGEINRALKEQGLENNTIVILTSDNGPWISYGNHAGTTPFREAKGTSFDGGVRSACIIKYPGRIPSGAVSERAFASVDLLPTLCELAGVPLPANDMDGENVWDLVSGREGAVNPHRYYAFSNNSNFEGVLSGDGRWKLHLPHAYRILETEGADGLPGKYGTARIDTALFDMKVDPLESANVISEYPEVAAELISLAESHYNKFYGR
- a CDS encoding aldo/keto reductase, which codes for MKAITRRQFVRSTAAAAATVAIGPVAGCTTPSPYDPKGLPTVTLGQTGAEVPLMGFGCGSRWMAIPDDEMALEILESAFNQGLYYWDTASSYGNDKISSEERIGMILKERRGKVFLSSKTGDRDGDQAKRSVERSLNRLRTDHIDLLHVHAVSSVEDAEKLGEKGQVLEVLQQFKSQEVIRNIGFSGHASAEGMKRAIELYDFDVMMMALNHQSAGGSEDFEGLPAPLARQKGMGLVAMKVIRPRETIPGLPAGDLIRYALTLNEFHMINIGTDSKEVLHANLEILRDFTPLGEEKMEEIRLALYPFYQGKGLAWMHPAYQDGWNQNIRLA
- a CDS encoding glycoside hydrolase family 2 TIM barrel-domain containing protein, encoding MTLRFYFLVFMISSLLSAALSAQETEVVYLSGTGFDRTAEWDFYCTDGMNSKAWTTIEVPSCWEQQGFGEYNYGHVPFEDRLKEEGRYRYFFEADRSWKGKRLDLVFEGVMTDARVLVNGKQAGEVHQGAFYRFSYDISRLVSYGRENKLEVFVKKFSDNESVNQAERKADYWVFGGIFRPVKLEIKAVSHLERVAIDASADGFFRSDIYLAGNPEGGRVQVEITDPEGAEAARFISSAAPGAGKIRISGNLDSALLWNPEDPHLYKARFSLLDTDGKLIHRMTESFGFRTVELRAEDGIYVNGERIKFKGVCRHSFHPDHGRTSSKAFSIEVVNLIKDMNMNAVRMSHYPPDEHFLDVCDSLGLFVLDELAGWQRPSYDSVVGRKLLGEMIARDVNHPSVVLWDNANEGGWNTAYDKDFRELDIQQRGVIHPWGYHDLTNTAHYVDYKYLAMDHFAPRQVFFPTEMIHGLYDGGLGAGLEDFWLRMWEHPLSAGGFLWVFADESLKRTDSGMLDSDGNHAPDGILGPYHEKEGSFYAVREIWSPVHVEKRYITEEFNGVFRIQNRFHFTNLDQCHFRYSWMRMQGPGNPGVKEQGSDEFAGVMDSGIPVADPLAPGQNGKLKVPLSEGWQNCDALYLEAFDPFGRLIHAWSWPVKTPVRTMEELLPPKKADSITVSESDATLILESGTVRLELSKTDGLLLQVNSGDWRIPLSKGPVFRSDMPPLRSFSHFAKEKAHHVRIDFGATGTLEWIMHAGGVVDMKLHYQPEGPRVPFTGASFSYPEQEVQSVTYLGNGPYRVWKNRKTGVEFNVWEKTPNNTIIGHSGFEYPEFRGYYSNLYWSRITDPRNRHFTIYSHTKDLYLRLFTPEEAPDPAKTTVTHPPGDLSFMLGIPAIGTKFKEAKDLGPQSDSYCYSKLRVMDGALHIELTFDFRHEE